In Agromyces sp. G08B096, a genomic segment contains:
- the radA gene encoding DNA repair protein RadA: protein MAKPASSFRCSECGWSTVKWVGRCGECQQWGTVIDVAEPTGLTRALKPVAPTGARRARPIAEVEIEDAAHRPSGIGEFDRVLGGGIVAGAAILLSGEPGVGKSTLLLEVAARAAAGGRRVLYVSAEESAAQVRLRAGRTGALSPELYLAAETDLATILGQVDEVAPDLLVVDSVQTVSSSLSDGLPGQPSQVREVASTLIRVAKERQLPVLIVGHVTKDGTIAGPRLLEHLVDVVCQFEGDRQTALRFVRALKNRFGPTDEVGCFEMTGDGIAEVPDPSGLFLSRSRAAVSGTCVTVALEGRRALPVEVQALVVESKAPQPRRVVNGVDPSRVAMILAVLERRAGLRKLAEHDVYVSTVGGVRLVEPAADLAIAVAIASAVRDRAVPHELAAFGEISLAGEVRPVAAAKQRTAEASRLGYSTILDVEAGSVRAAVDHAMIAASSPRERELDAAF from the coding sequence ATGGCCAAACCCGCATCCTCCTTCCGTTGCAGCGAATGCGGGTGGAGCACCGTGAAGTGGGTCGGCCGGTGCGGCGAGTGCCAGCAGTGGGGCACCGTCATCGACGTCGCCGAGCCCACCGGGCTCACCAGGGCGCTGAAGCCCGTCGCCCCCACGGGCGCGCGCCGGGCGAGGCCCATCGCCGAGGTCGAGATCGAAGACGCCGCCCATCGGCCGAGCGGCATCGGCGAGTTCGACCGGGTGCTGGGCGGCGGCATCGTCGCGGGCGCCGCGATCCTGCTCTCCGGCGAGCCGGGCGTGGGCAAGTCCACGCTCCTCCTCGAGGTCGCCGCCCGCGCGGCCGCGGGCGGACGGCGTGTGCTCTACGTCAGCGCCGAGGAGTCCGCCGCGCAGGTGCGCCTCCGCGCCGGGCGCACGGGCGCCCTCTCCCCCGAGCTCTACCTCGCCGCGGAGACCGATCTCGCGACCATCCTCGGCCAGGTCGACGAGGTCGCGCCCGACCTGCTCGTGGTCGACTCGGTGCAGACCGTCTCGAGCTCCCTGTCCGACGGTCTGCCGGGCCAGCCCAGTCAGGTGCGCGAGGTGGCGTCCACCCTCATCCGCGTCGCGAAGGAGCGCCAGCTCCCCGTCCTCATCGTCGGCCACGTCACCAAAGACGGCACGATCGCCGGGCCGCGCCTGCTCGAGCACCTCGTCGACGTCGTGTGCCAGTTCGAGGGCGATCGGCAGACGGCCCTCCGATTCGTCCGCGCGCTGAAGAACCGGTTCGGCCCGACCGACGAGGTCGGCTGCTTCGAGATGACCGGTGACGGCATCGCCGAGGTCCCCGACCCCTCCGGGCTCTTCCTCAGCCGCTCCCGTGCGGCCGTGAGCGGCACTTGCGTCACGGTCGCCCTCGAGGGCCGGCGGGCGCTGCCCGTCGAGGTCCAGGCGCTCGTCGTCGAGTCCAAGGCGCCGCAGCCGCGCCGGGTCGTGAACGGCGTCGACCCTTCGCGCGTGGCGATGATCCTCGCCGTCCTCGAGCGCCGCGCCGGGCTGCGCAAGCTCGCCGAGCACGACGTGTACGTCTCGACGGTCGGCGGCGTGCGGCTCGTCGAACCCGCGGCCGACCTCGCGATCGCCGTGGCCATCGCCTCGGCGGTCCGCGATCGCGCGGTGCCGCACGAACTGGCCGCCTTCGGCGAGATCAGCCTCGCCGGCGAGGTGCGGCCCGTGGCCGCGGCCAAGCAGCGCACGGCCGAGGCATCCCGACTGGGCTACTCGACCATCCTCGATGTCGAGGCGGGCAGCGTGCGCGCTGCCGTCGACCACGCCATGATCGCCGCCTCGAGCCCGCGCGAACGCGAGCTCGACGCCGCGTTCTGA
- a CDS encoding DUF4383 domain-containing protein produces the protein MTTNESSMRDASRRNSYAESAVQKAALIVGIVFLVVGIAGFIPGLTTNIEELQFAGHASGALLLGLFQVSVLHNLVHLLFGIAGVAFAASFSGSRNYLIWGGVIYAVLWVYGLFLSGDHPANFVPLNAADNWLHLVLAVGMVLLGLLLGRRTTGADARAAAR, from the coding sequence ATGACCACGAACGAATCGTCGATGCGAGACGCGTCGCGCCGGAACTCCTACGCGGAGAGCGCCGTTCAGAAAGCGGCGCTGATCGTGGGGATCGTGTTCCTCGTGGTGGGCATCGCGGGGTTCATTCCCGGGCTCACGACGAACATCGAGGAGCTCCAGTTCGCCGGGCATGCGTCGGGAGCGCTGCTGCTCGGCCTCTTCCAGGTGTCCGTGCTGCACAATCTCGTGCACCTGCTCTTCGGCATCGCCGGCGTCGCGTTCGCAGCGTCCTTCTCGGGCTCGCGGAACTACCTCATCTGGGGCGGTGTGATCTACGCCGTGCTGTGGGTGTACGGGCTGTTCCTCTCCGGCGACCACCCGGCGAACTTCGTGCCGTTGAACGCCGCGGACAACTGGCTGCACTTGGTGCTCGCGGTCGGCATGGTGCTGCTGGGCCTGCTCCTCGGACGCCGCACGACCGGCGCGGACGCCAGGGCCGCGGCCCGGTAG
- a CDS encoding glutamine amidotransferase, translating to MSRFLLLSARPEVEAVGPEYESFRRATGLPADRLDHLRLDVDPLSAVDLGDYAGVMVGGSPYNVTTPETGKHPVQRRVEGDLERLARHGIAHDLPVMLTCYGIGVLTRVLGGATGTEHPEPAAPVEIALTAAGRLDPLTRGLPDRFDALVAHKESTSRLPEGASLLASSATCPVQLYRVGAAVYATQFHPEVTPADFAARALVYRHHGYFPASELVAVQRRLAEASVTVPQQILRRFVELAGA from the coding sequence GTGAGCCGGTTCCTGCTCCTCTCCGCACGGCCCGAGGTCGAGGCCGTCGGACCCGAATACGAGTCGTTCCGCCGCGCGACGGGCCTTCCCGCCGACCGGCTCGACCACCTCCGCCTCGACGTCGACCCGCTGAGCGCCGTCGACCTCGGCGACTACGCGGGGGTCATGGTCGGGGGCAGCCCGTACAACGTCACCACCCCCGAGACCGGGAAGCACCCGGTGCAGCGGCGGGTCGAGGGCGACCTCGAACGACTCGCCCGGCACGGCATCGCGCACGACCTGCCGGTGATGCTGACCTGCTACGGCATCGGCGTGCTCACCCGCGTGCTGGGCGGCGCGACCGGAACGGAGCATCCCGAGCCGGCCGCGCCCGTCGAGATCGCGCTCACGGCCGCCGGGCGGCTCGACCCGCTCACGCGGGGCCTGCCCGACCGGTTCGACGCGCTCGTCGCGCACAAGGAGTCCACGAGCCGGCTGCCAGAGGGGGCGTCGCTGCTCGCCTCATCGGCCACGTGCCCGGTGCAGCTGTACCGGGTGGGCGCCGCGGTGTACGCCACGCAGTTCCATCCCGAGGTCACTCCCGCGGATTTCGCCGCACGGGCCCTCGTCTACCGGCACCACGGCTACTTCCCCGCGAGCGAGCTCGTCGCCGTGCAGCGGCGCCTGGCGGAGGCATCCGTCACGGTGCCGCAGCAGATCCTGCGGCGATTCGTCGAGCTGGCCGGCGCCTGA
- a CDS encoding dienelactone hydrolase family protein, with amino-acid sequence MRIDDDAVLWSAGPADRVGRPLLVLLHGYNSHEGDLFGLAPYLPLEPVIASLRAPIAADYGHAWFDLAGTDARRALGQADAATTAIVDWLDRVAPDVASVGLVGFSQGGAMALELLRRDPQRFGFAATLAGFALPGDRAGDARLAEVRPPVFWGRGTADEVIPAEEVALTQAWLPAHADVDARIYEGLGHSVSERELGDLVAWLRARYS; translated from the coding sequence ATGCGCATCGACGACGACGCCGTCCTGTGGTCGGCCGGTCCGGCCGACCGGGTCGGCCGGCCCCTCCTCGTCCTCCTGCACGGCTACAACTCGCACGAGGGCGACCTGTTCGGGCTCGCGCCGTACCTGCCGCTGGAGCCGGTGATCGCATCGCTGCGGGCCCCCATCGCCGCCGACTACGGGCACGCCTGGTTCGATCTGGCCGGCACCGATGCGCGGCGTGCGCTGGGGCAGGCGGATGCCGCGACGACCGCGATCGTCGACTGGCTCGACCGTGTCGCTCCCGACGTGGCATCCGTCGGTCTCGTGGGCTTCTCCCAGGGCGGGGCGATGGCGCTCGAGCTGCTCCGACGCGATCCGCAGCGGTTCGGCTTCGCGGCGACGCTGGCGGGCTTCGCACTCCCCGGTGATCGAGCCGGGGACGCCCGTCTCGCGGAGGTGCGTCCGCCGGTGTTCTGGGGCAGAGGCACGGCCGACGAGGTGATCCCCGCGGAGGAGGTCGCGCTCACGCAGGCGTGGCTGCCGGCGCACGCCGACGTCGACGCCCGCATCTACGAGGGGCTCGGCCACTCGGTGTCCGAGCGGGAGCTGGGCGACCTGGTCGCGTGGTTGCGGGCCCGCTACTCCTGA
- a CDS encoding amino-acid N-acetyltransferase, with the protein MTGFQVRRARTSDVVKIVDLVEPLVQRRILLGKERVDLYGSLQEFVVAESDEGELIGCGALHVMWEDLGEVRTLAVADGWLGRGVGHALLDALERDARELGLSRLFCLTFEVGFFSRHGFEDMGAETVDPEVYAELVRSHDEGVAEFLDLARVKQNTLGNTRMLKLL; encoded by the coding sequence ATGACCGGATTCCAGGTGCGCCGGGCGCGCACGAGCGACGTGGTGAAGATCGTCGACCTCGTGGAGCCGCTGGTGCAGCGACGAATCCTGCTCGGCAAGGAGCGCGTCGACCTCTACGGGTCGCTGCAGGAGTTCGTCGTCGCGGAGAGCGACGAGGGCGAGCTCATCGGCTGCGGCGCCCTGCACGTCATGTGGGAGGACCTCGGCGAGGTTCGCACCCTCGCCGTCGCCGACGGCTGGCTCGGGCGGGGCGTCGGGCATGCGCTGCTCGACGCGCTCGAACGCGACGCGCGGGAGCTCGGCCTCAGCCGGCTGTTCTGCCTGACGTTCGAGGTCGGCTTCTTCAGTCGGCACGGCTTCGAGGACATGGGTGCCGAGACCGTCGATCCCGAGGTGTACGCCGAGCTCGTCCGCTCGCACGACGAAGGCGTTGCCGAGTTCCTCGACCTCGCACGCGTGAAGCAGAACACCCTCGGCAACACCCGGATGCTGAAGCTGCTCTAG
- a CDS encoding SGNH/GDSL hydrolase family protein produces MFLRPASSGRLGEGLRLASATLLGTVGVPRYRSLVAEHRSTLNDTLPVHSKWWRRRAAAGGDLVYVAIGDSAAQGIGASRPDRSYVGLLAEHAAALTGREVHAVNLSVSGATTALAVRDQLPRLAALDLGGREPDLVTVSIGANDIADWNPAAFERNIRDILDAVPAHAIVADLPCFHLPHNERKVAHANRMLRAAARERGLTVVPLHALTRRQGLRGILTQFARDMFHPNDDGYRVWAEAFRPAVERVLLERGADEVALRASLAAAA; encoded by the coding sequence GTGTTCCTGCGTCCTGCGTCATCCGGTCGGCTCGGCGAGGGCCTGCGCCTCGCGTCGGCCACCCTCCTCGGCACCGTCGGCGTGCCGCGGTACCGGTCGCTCGTGGCGGAGCACCGGTCGACGCTGAACGACACGCTGCCCGTGCATTCGAAGTGGTGGCGCCGCCGCGCCGCCGCGGGCGGCGACCTCGTCTACGTCGCCATCGGCGACAGCGCAGCCCAGGGCATCGGCGCGAGCCGGCCCGACCGCAGCTACGTCGGCCTCCTCGCCGAGCACGCCGCAGCGCTCACGGGCCGCGAGGTGCATGCGGTGAACCTGAGCGTCTCCGGAGCCACGACGGCCCTCGCCGTCCGCGACCAGCTGCCGCGGCTCGCCGCGCTCGACCTCGGCGGCCGCGAACCCGACCTCGTCACGGTCTCGATCGGCGCGAACGACATCGCCGACTGGAATCCGGCGGCCTTCGAGCGCAACATCCGCGACATCCTCGACGCCGTGCCCGCGCACGCGATCGTCGCCGACCTGCCGTGCTTCCACCTGCCGCACAACGAGCGCAAGGTGGCCCACGCGAACCGGATGCTCCGCGCCGCCGCGCGCGAACGGGGCCTCACGGTCGTACCCTTGCACGCGCTGACGAGGCGGCAGGGCCTGCGCGGCATCCTCACGCAGTTCGCCCGCGACATGTTCCACCCGAACGACGACGGCTACCGCGTGTGGGCGGAGGCGTTCCGTCCCGCGGTGGAGCGCGTGCTCCTGGAACGCGGCGCGGATGAGGTCGCTCTCCGGGCGTCGCTGGCGGCCGCCGCCTGA
- a CDS encoding dehydrogenase — MAGKARKKPSEPVEFRSQALAEALERQDMAAVALALRHGNTVVPLIKPGPRDRPLDGGEVWTYRDPNTGEVALLLFSDAAHKPANLPPAVGLQSPAWLKSFLRRYESTITTVFLDIAGPHPMQAPPAELLKALEA, encoded by the coding sequence ATGGCAGGCAAGGCGCGAAAGAAGCCCTCGGAGCCCGTGGAGTTCCGTTCGCAGGCGCTGGCCGAGGCGCTGGAGCGCCAGGACATGGCCGCCGTCGCTCTGGCGCTGCGGCACGGGAACACCGTCGTGCCGCTGATCAAGCCCGGCCCCCGCGACCGGCCCCTCGACGGCGGCGAGGTGTGGACGTACCGCGACCCGAACACGGGCGAAGTGGCGCTGCTGCTCTTCAGCGACGCGGCCCACAAACCGGCGAACCTGCCGCCCGCGGTGGGCTTGCAGAGCCCCGCGTGGCTGAAGTCGTTCCTCAGGCGCTACGAGTCGACCATCACGACGGTGTTCCTCGACATCGCCGGGCCGCATCCGATGCAGGCGCCGCCGGCAGAGCTGCTGAAGGCGCTCGAGGCCTAG
- the yidC gene encoding membrane protein insertase YidC produces MDLYSFPPIAAVLDGAYTLLMALAGLLDPLIGVTSAAAAIVLVTVIVRAVLIPTAVSMAKGEQVRARLAPKLQALRQRHRDNPERLQRELAKLYADEGTSPLAGCLPMLVQAPVVGVIYALFILPSVNGHANALLTETLGGVPLGSSLAGEAVHGTLGWPDALVFGGVILLIALIAEVTRRVLRPPVPPAATAAAAAGQAGKPGTPATSGPAGALAAPGVARALGFLPYATAVVAVFVPLAAGLYLVVTVAWTLVQRMVLRRRFPLPEPPAAPQPAAGAAP; encoded by the coding sequence ATGGACCTCTACTCGTTCCCGCCCATCGCCGCCGTCCTCGACGGCGCCTACACCCTGCTCATGGCCCTCGCCGGCCTTCTCGATCCGCTCATCGGCGTCACCAGCGCCGCGGCGGCCATCGTGCTCGTGACGGTGATCGTCCGCGCGGTGCTCATCCCCACCGCCGTCTCGATGGCGAAGGGCGAGCAGGTGCGCGCCCGCCTGGCGCCCAAGCTGCAGGCGCTGCGGCAGCGCCACCGCGACAACCCCGAACGCCTGCAGCGCGAGCTCGCGAAGCTCTACGCCGACGAAGGCACCTCGCCGCTCGCCGGCTGCCTGCCGATGCTGGTGCAGGCCCCGGTCGTCGGGGTCATCTACGCCCTGTTCATCCTGCCGAGTGTGAACGGCCACGCGAACGCGCTGCTCACGGAGACGCTGGGCGGCGTTCCGCTCGGCTCGAGCCTCGCCGGCGAGGCGGTCCACGGCACCCTCGGCTGGCCGGACGCGCTGGTCTTCGGCGGGGTCATCCTCCTCATCGCGCTGATCGCCGAGGTGACGAGGCGCGTGCTGCGCCCGCCCGTGCCGCCGGCGGCAACCGCCGCGGCTGCCGCCGGCCAGGCGGGGAAGCCCGGCACCCCCGCCACGTCGGGGCCTGCGGGAGCGCTCGCCGCGCCGGGCGTCGCGCGCGCCCTCGGGTTCCTCCCGTACGCGACCGCGGTCGTCGCCGTCTTCGTTCCCCTCGCTGCAGGCCTCTACCTCGTCGTCACGGTCGCGTGGACGCTGGTGCAGCGGATGGTCCTCCGCCGCCGGTTCCCGCTCCCCGAGCCCCCCGCGGCGCCGCAGCCGGCCGCCGGAGCCGCGCCATAG
- a CDS encoding GlsB/YeaQ/YmgE family stress response membrane protein, whose translation MSFLGFLLLGLIAGAIAKLILPGKQGGGWFITLLLGVVGALLGGWLGSLILNRPLTEFWDLGTWLLAIAGSIIVLLIYGLIVGRRSRSAT comes from the coding sequence ATGAGTTTCCTCGGCTTCCTGCTCCTCGGCCTCATCGCCGGGGCCATCGCCAAGCTGATCCTGCCCGGCAAGCAGGGCGGCGGGTGGTTCATCACGCTGCTGCTCGGCGTCGTCGGCGCTCTGCTCGGCGGATGGCTCGGCAGCCTCATCCTGAACCGTCCGCTCACGGAGTTCTGGGATCTCGGAACCTGGCTGCTCGCGATCGCGGGGTCGATCATCGTCCTGCTGATCTACGGCCTGATCGTCGGTCGTCGCAGCCGCTCCGCGACCTGA
- a CDS encoding DUF5997 family protein: MRVSQSMKPETAAKKLGILLEAAPESFREGPVTRDELAALQADPPEWLATLRREGPHPKRVVAEKLGISNSGLARSGITEPLTTAEIKALLAAPPEWLVAERATQAQVRAEKIRVAERDAERARRAADQE, encoded by the coding sequence ATGAGGGTGAGTCAGTCCATGAAGCCCGAGACCGCGGCGAAGAAGCTCGGCATCCTCCTCGAGGCCGCGCCCGAGTCGTTCCGCGAGGGCCCGGTCACGCGCGACGAGCTCGCCGCGCTGCAGGCCGACCCGCCCGAGTGGCTGGCCACGCTCCGGCGCGAGGGCCCACACCCCAAGCGCGTGGTGGCCGAGAAGCTCGGCATCTCCAACTCCGGGCTCGCCCGCTCCGGCATCACCGAGCCGCTCACCACGGCCGAGATCAAGGCGCTGCTCGCGGCTCCGCCGGAGTGGCTCGTCGCCGAACGCGCGACGCAGGCGCAGGTGCGCGCCGAGAAGATCCGCGTCGCCGAGCGCGACGCCGAACGCGCCCGCCGCGCCGCCGATCAGGAGTAG
- a CDS encoding DUF6412 domain-containing protein, whose amino-acid sequence MLTLIGELLRLLQVTTGLQLGLDAGLGLALLGAAAVAVLVVAARSVPGLVAADPTRAALRLRQTADPWRLLAQSDPDAPGRPRPRAPGRGIPAA is encoded by the coding sequence ATGCTCACGCTCATCGGCGAACTCCTGCGGCTGCTCCAGGTCACGACGGGGCTGCAGCTCGGGCTCGACGCGGGCCTGGGGCTCGCGCTGCTCGGCGCCGCCGCGGTCGCCGTGCTGGTCGTCGCAGCCCGGTCGGTGCCGGGCCTGGTCGCCGCCGATCCCACCCGAGCCGCGCTCCGGCTGCGGCAGACCGCCGACCCGTGGCGGCTGCTCGCCCAGAGCGATCCCGACGCGCCCGGTCGGCCGCGTCCCAGGGCGCCGGGCCGGGGCATCCCGGCCGCATAG
- a CDS encoding ATP-dependent Clp protease ATP-binding subunit codes for MFERFTDRARRVVVLAQEEAKMLNHNYIGTEHILLGLIHEGEGVAAKALESLGISLDAVREQVQDIIGQGQQPPTGHIPFTPRAKKVLELSLREALQLGHNYIGTEHILLGLIREGEGVAAQVLVKLGADLNRVRQQVIQLLSGYQGKEQVQVGANDQVQPQGGSQILDQFGRNLTQAARESKLDPVIGREKEIERVMQILSRRSKNNPVLIGEPGVGKTAVVEGLAQAIVKGEVPETLKDKQLYSLDLGSLIAGSRYRGDFEERLKKVTKEIRTRGDIIVFIDEIHTLVGAGAAEGAIDAASILKPLLARGELQTIGATTLDEYRKHFEKDAALERRFQPIQVAEPSLPHAINILKGLRDRYEAHHKVSITDGAIVAAANLADRYISDRFLPDKAIDLIDEAGARLRLSILSSPPELREFDEKIAVVRAAKETAIEEQDFEKAASLRDEEKNLLGERLRLEKQWKSGDVKTTAVVDEGLIAEVLAQATGIPVFKLTEEESSRLVFMEKALHERVIGQEEAIAALSKTIRRTRAGLKDPKRPSGSFIFAGPTGVGKTELAKALAEFLFDDEAAMISLDMSEYGEKHTVSRLFGAPPGFVGFEEGGQLTEKVRRKPFSVVLFDEIEKAHPDIFNSLLQILEEGRLTDGQGRVVDFKNTVIIMTTNLGTKDISGGPVGFQVEGDTRTGYDLMRAKVNEELKKHFKPEFLNRVDEIIVFPQLTKDELLQIVDLFIKRLSERMLDRDMTIELTQAAKERLIEVGFDPALGARPLRRAVQHEVEDRLSEKILHGELNSGDHVHVDFQGGEFVFTTTQRALPVGVGVNAGAALGTGSATPDLAAASGE; via the coding sequence ATGTTCGAGAGATTCACCGACCGAGCCCGTCGGGTCGTCGTCTTGGCGCAGGAAGAAGCCAAGATGCTGAACCACAACTACATCGGCACCGAGCACATCCTGCTCGGTCTCATCCACGAGGGTGAGGGCGTCGCCGCGAAGGCGCTCGAGTCGCTCGGCATCTCGCTCGACGCCGTGCGCGAGCAGGTGCAGGACATCATCGGTCAGGGCCAGCAGCCGCCGACCGGGCACATCCCCTTCACGCCGCGCGCGAAGAAGGTGCTCGAGCTGTCGCTCCGCGAGGCCCTCCAGCTCGGCCACAACTACATCGGCACCGAGCACATCCTGCTCGGCCTCATCCGCGAGGGCGAGGGCGTCGCCGCCCAGGTGCTCGTCAAGCTGGGTGCCGACCTCAACCGCGTGCGGCAGCAGGTCATCCAGCTGCTCTCCGGCTACCAGGGCAAGGAGCAGGTGCAGGTCGGCGCGAACGACCAGGTCCAGCCGCAGGGCGGCTCGCAGATCCTCGACCAGTTCGGCCGCAACCTCACGCAGGCCGCGCGCGAGTCGAAGCTCGACCCGGTGATCGGGCGCGAGAAGGAGATCGAGCGGGTCATGCAGATCCTCTCCCGCCGGTCGAAGAACAACCCCGTCCTCATCGGCGAGCCCGGCGTCGGCAAGACCGCCGTCGTCGAGGGTCTCGCCCAGGCGATCGTCAAGGGCGAGGTGCCCGAGACCCTGAAGGACAAGCAGCTCTACTCGCTCGACCTCGGCTCGCTCATCGCGGGCAGCCGGTACCGCGGCGACTTCGAAGAGCGGCTGAAGAAGGTCACCAAGGAGATCCGCACGCGCGGCGACATCATCGTCTTCATCGACGAGATCCACACCCTCGTGGGTGCGGGCGCGGCCGAGGGCGCGATCGACGCGGCCAGCATCCTGAAGCCGCTGCTCGCCCGCGGCGAGCTGCAGACCATCGGCGCCACCACGCTCGACGAGTACCGCAAGCACTTCGAGAAGGACGCCGCGCTCGAGCGCCGGTTCCAGCCCATCCAGGTCGCCGAGCCGAGCCTGCCCCACGCGATCAACATCCTGAAGGGGCTGCGCGACCGCTACGAGGCGCACCACAAGGTATCGATCACCGACGGCGCCATCGTCGCTGCGGCGAACCTCGCCGACCGCTACATCAGCGACCGCTTCCTGCCCGACAAGGCCATCGACCTGATCGACGAGGCCGGCGCACGCCTGCGCCTGTCGATCCTCTCGTCGCCGCCCGAGCTGCGCGAATTCGACGAGAAGATCGCCGTGGTCCGCGCCGCGAAGGAGACGGCCATCGAGGAGCAGGACTTCGAGAAGGCCGCGTCGCTGCGCGACGAGGAGAAGAACCTGCTCGGCGAGCGGCTCCGCCTCGAGAAGCAGTGGAAGTCGGGCGACGTCAAGACGACCGCGGTCGTCGACGAGGGCCTGATCGCCGAGGTGCTCGCGCAGGCCACCGGCATCCCGGTGTTCAAGCTCACCGAGGAGGAGAGCTCGCGCCTGGTCTTCATGGAGAAGGCGCTGCACGAGCGCGTCATCGGCCAGGAAGAGGCGATCGCCGCCCTGTCGAAGACGATCCGCCGCACCCGCGCCGGCCTGAAGGACCCGAAGCGTCCGTCGGGGTCGTTCATCTTCGCCGGCCCCACTGGCGTCGGCAAGACCGAGCTGGCCAAGGCGCTCGCGGAGTTCCTCTTCGACGACGAGGCCGCGATGATCTCCCTCGACATGTCGGAGTACGGCGAGAAGCACACCGTCTCGCGACTGTTCGGCGCCCCTCCCGGGTTCGTCGGCTTCGAGGAGGGCGGCCAGCTCACCGAGAAGGTGCGGCGCAAGCCGTTCTCGGTCGTGCTGTTCGACGAGATCGAGAAGGCGCACCCCGACATCTTCAACTCGCTGCTCCAGATCCTGGAGGAGGGCCGCCTCACCGACGGCCAGGGCCGCGTGGTCGACTTCAAGAACACCGTCATCATCATGACGACGAACCTCGGCACGAAGGACATCTCGGGCGGGCCGGTCGGCTTCCAGGTCGAGGGCGACACCCGCACCGGGTACGACCTCATGCGCGCGAAGGTGAACGAGGAGCTGAAGAAGCACTTCAAGCCCGAGTTCCTGAACCGCGTCGACGAGATCATCGTCTTCCCGCAGCTCACGAAGGACGAGCTCCTGCAGATCGTCGACCTGTTCATCAAGCGGCTGAGCGAGCGCATGCTCGACCGCGACATGACGATCGAGCTCACGCAGGCGGCCAAGGAACGGCTCATCGAGGTCGGGTTCGACCCGGCGCTCGGCGCCCGACCGCTCCGCCGCGCGGTGCAGCACGAGGTCGAAGACCGCCTGTCGGAGAAGATCCTGCACGGCGAGCTCAACTCGGGCGACCACGTGCACGTCGACTTCCAGGGCGGCGAGTTCGTGTTCACGACCACGCAGCGCGCGCTGCCGGTCGGAGTCGGCGTCAACGCCGGCGCCGCGCTCGGCACGGGGTCGGCGACGCCCGACCTGGCTGCGGCGTCGGGCGAGTAG
- a CDS encoding LysR family substrate-binding domain-containing protein — MTLRLGYVAGVSPGRWLRTWAERRPDLPLEATRVDEAVQLDALLAGEHDLAFVRLPVATEGLHVIPLWEEVPVAVLPKEHALAEADGVTRADLADESAAPVQPDAAMTVELVAAGTGYAVLPHGVARLHHRRDVVAVPVTDAEPTRIALVWPVERDDDDIQEFVGVVRGRSARSSRGADAGGAAEAPRGGAGRDTGRTSGGASGGASGSRGGGRSAGRGDRRGRSSGSGSGRRGKGRRR, encoded by the coding sequence ATGACCCTGAGGCTCGGCTACGTCGCGGGCGTGAGCCCCGGCCGCTGGCTGCGCACCTGGGCGGAGCGCCGGCCCGACCTCCCGCTGGAGGCGACGCGGGTCGACGAGGCGGTGCAGCTCGACGCGCTCCTCGCCGGCGAGCACGACCTCGCCTTCGTGCGGCTGCCGGTCGCGACCGAGGGCCTGCACGTCATCCCGCTGTGGGAGGAGGTCCCGGTCGCGGTGCTCCCGAAGGAGCACGCCCTCGCGGAGGCCGACGGCGTGACGCGCGCCGACCTCGCCGACGAGTCCGCGGCGCCCGTGCAGCCCGATGCCGCGATGACCGTCGAACTCGTCGCGGCCGGCACCGGCTATGCGGTCCTGCCGCATGGCGTCGCCCGCCTGCACCACCGGCGCGACGTCGTCGCCGTGCCCGTGACGGATGCCGAACCGACGCGCATCGCCCTGGTGTGGCCGGTCGAGCGCGACGACGACGACATCCAGGAGTTCGTCGGCGTCGTGCGCGGCCGGTCGGCACGCAGCTCGCGCGGCGCGGACGCCGGCGGGGCGGCCGAAGCGCCGCGGGGCGGCGCCGGGCGCGACACCGGACGGACGTCGGGCGGAGCCTCCGGCGGGGCATCCGGATCCCGCGGCGGCGGGCGGAGCGCCGGACGCGGCGACCGGCGTGGTCGTTCGTCGGGGTCCGGCTCCGGTCGGCGCGGCAAGGGCCGGCGCCGGTGA